Proteins from one Phycisphaerae bacterium genomic window:
- a CDS encoding ATP-binding protein, which translates to MMTRVQELCRKLKPILGKKIDRLWSVYLAESDASGKADIEQALELLAARHLNQDYQPDRAPFPPPGRAFAQSGDIQLGAMTYGNRSLHPFFLKSDRLKEHILVAGRSGSGKTNLTFVLMKGIMARGIKVLAIDWKRGYRDLLSVQHDLRVYTMGRDVAPFRFNPLIPPPGCEPNVWIKLIVDVIASAYLGGEGVISLLVAGLDQLFTDAGVFTCSVTRWPTIHDLLAWLRTVKLKGRAAMWQASAERILLGMTYGEFGAVVNTQDNGHVRDLLNHNVVLEMDGLSSNSDRTMFSEALTLYLYRYRLARGPQLRLTNLIILEEAHNLLLHKGADARESVLENSIRMIRQYGMGYVFVDQSASLLSKVAFANSYATIALSQKLQGDIRAIASAMNLTDEQKQALSTLPIGTAVVRLADEHPEPFLVRVPRFPVDEGSVSDAQVRERMAGCTADSEAQRSPMEHSREIPPLPPPDRNTPEDQNTHPPSPIESRMTEADQASSCDSQPEPPRLQDAMSREELRFLADVATRPLSTTVSRYQRLNLSRRKGNAIRQDLAKAGIIQAVPIATRSGQVVLYELSDLGRSVCADVGIDAGPSPRASLEHRYWVRKVSEHFENEGYGITREYAIKGDGAVDIVAERPGERLAIEVETGKSDIKANVLKTQKAGFDRIVLIATSPSAVGACQKAVDDVDVDQRDPIQLLTWLDVS; encoded by the coding sequence ATGATGACTCGCGTCCAGGAATTGTGCCGCAAGCTCAAACCGATTCTTGGCAAGAAGATCGACCGCCTGTGGTCGGTCTATCTCGCCGAGTCGGACGCGAGCGGCAAGGCCGACATCGAGCAGGCGCTTGAACTGCTCGCCGCCAGGCACCTCAATCAGGATTACCAGCCGGACCGGGCGCCGTTTCCGCCGCCGGGCCGGGCGTTTGCCCAATCCGGTGACATTCAGCTCGGCGCCATGACCTATGGCAACCGGAGCTTGCATCCGTTTTTCCTCAAAAGCGATCGGCTCAAAGAGCACATCCTGGTGGCCGGCAGGAGCGGATCGGGTAAGACGAATCTCACATTCGTACTCATGAAGGGCATCATGGCCCGGGGCATCAAAGTCCTCGCCATCGATTGGAAGCGGGGGTATAGGGACCTTCTCTCCGTTCAGCATGACCTCCGCGTGTATACGATGGGCCGCGACGTCGCACCGTTTCGATTCAATCCGCTGATCCCGCCCCCAGGCTGCGAGCCCAACGTCTGGATCAAGCTCATTGTTGACGTCATCGCCTCCGCCTACCTGGGAGGCGAGGGCGTCATCAGCCTGCTGGTCGCCGGACTCGACCAGCTCTTCACCGACGCCGGCGTGTTCACATGTTCGGTCACGCGATGGCCGACGATTCATGACCTTCTCGCCTGGCTGCGAACCGTGAAGCTCAAGGGACGAGCCGCCATGTGGCAGGCCTCGGCCGAGAGAATCCTGCTGGGCATGACTTACGGCGAGTTCGGCGCCGTTGTCAACACGCAGGACAACGGCCACGTCCGCGATCTACTGAATCACAACGTCGTGCTCGAAATGGACGGACTGTCGAGCAACTCCGACCGGACCATGTTCTCCGAAGCGCTGACGCTGTATTTATATCGATACCGCCTTGCCAGAGGCCCCCAGCTGAGGCTCACGAATCTGATCATCCTGGAAGAAGCGCACAACCTTCTCCTGCACAAAGGCGCCGACGCCCGCGAATCCGTACTGGAGAATTCGATTCGAATGATCCGCCAGTACGGCATGGGCTACGTCTTCGTTGATCAGTCCGCTTCCCTGCTGAGCAAAGTCGCGTTCGCCAATTCCTACGCCACGATCGCCCTGAGCCAGAAGCTCCAGGGTGACATCCGGGCCATTGCATCGGCCATGAACCTTACGGACGAACAGAAGCAAGCCCTAAGCACGCTCCCCATCGGAACCGCGGTTGTTCGCTTGGCGGACGAACACCCCGAACCCTTTCTGGTACGGGTCCCGCGCTTTCCTGTTGACGAAGGCTCGGTATCGGATGCGCAAGTCCGAGAGCGAATGGCTGGTTGTACCGCCGATTCCGAGGCCCAACGTTCGCCGATGGAGCATTCGAGAGAGATACCACCTCTTCCTCCTCCGGACAGGAATACTCCTGAAGATCAGAATACCCACCCACCATCCCCCATAGAATCACGGATGACCGAGGCCGATCAGGCCTCGTCCTGTGATTCTCAACCTGAGCCACCCAGACTTCAGGATGCGATGTCCCGCGAAGAGCTTCGCTTCCTGGCCGACGTCGCCACCAGGCCGCTGTCCACCACCGTCTCGCGCTACCAGCGACTCAACCTGTCCCGTCGGAAGGGCAATGCCATTCGGCAAGATCTCGCCAAGGCGGGCATCATTCAGGCCGTGCCCATCGCCACCCGCTCCGGCCAGGTTGTCCTGTACGAGCTCTCCGATCTTGGCAGATCCGTTTGCGCGGATGTTGGGATTGACGCTGGACCCTCGCCGCGCGCCAGCCTCGAACATCGGTATTGGGTCCGCAAAGTCTCCGAGCACTTCGAGAACGAGGGTTACGGTATCACGCGCGAGTACGCCATAAAGGGTGACGGTGCCGTTGACATCGTTGCAGAGCGCCCTGGCGAGCGACTGGCGATAGAAGTAGAGACCGGCAAGTCCGACATCAAAGCGAACGTTCTCAAGACTCAGAAAGCCGGATTCGATAGAATTGTCTTGATCGCGACATCGCCGTCGGCGGTGGGCGCATGCCAGAAAGCCGTCGACGACGTCGACGTGGATCAGCGCGACCCAATCCAGCTTCTTACCTGGCTTGATGTATCGTGA
- a CDS encoding AAA family ATPase: MARSAIIRDRRFLDDEQLIRSEQLAVLEEIFNANVRDAEIQELSSHFAGILRGDHPCHLAIWGKTGTGKTLTLSFFLNLLAEMARARHVALRHEQLDVSTPRPCFRALNDLACLLGASKRYKKGISLEELMLRIEAKLAGYDGYLILFIDEVDNVRRDRDTFLTFLVRRLPQRIKARLVLVFASNRLNWPDHLDPRVKSFLKLNELIFKPYDAVDLQYILRIRVEKALNPNTVEPGVIEKIAAMASQDHGDARKAVALLAKSAYLAEKAGSAITLDLVDSAAAELDRDRYLTLLRSAPTQLQAAMAAVIEATRRSNGMPIGTGEAYDAYNRFCRRVGLRGMTGRAFGDLLAELDIYSLIRSRILSRGRYGRTREITIDLPQELVEKIDGTIRMNFDVHG; the protein is encoded by the coding sequence ATGGCCAGAAGCGCCATCATCAGAGACCGGCGCTTTCTGGACGACGAGCAACTGATTCGCTCCGAGCAACTGGCCGTCCTGGAGGAGATTTTCAACGCCAATGTGCGCGACGCCGAAATCCAGGAACTCAGCAGCCATTTCGCCGGCATCCTGCGCGGTGACCATCCATGCCATCTGGCCATATGGGGCAAGACCGGTACGGGCAAGACGCTGACGTTGAGCTTTTTTCTGAACCTGTTGGCCGAGATGGCCCGTGCGAGGCACGTTGCGCTTCGTCACGAGCAGCTTGACGTCTCGACGCCCAGGCCCTGTTTCCGGGCGCTCAACGATCTCGCCTGCCTGCTCGGTGCAAGCAAGCGCTACAAGAAGGGCATCTCGCTCGAGGAGCTGATGCTCCGGATCGAAGCCAAGCTCGCCGGCTACGACGGCTACCTGATCCTCTTCATTGATGAAGTCGACAATGTGCGGCGCGATCGTGACACCTTCCTGACCTTTCTGGTTCGCCGGCTTCCGCAGCGCATCAAGGCCAGACTCGTCCTCGTGTTTGCCTCCAACCGGCTCAACTGGCCGGACCACTTGGACCCGCGCGTGAAGTCGTTTCTCAAGCTCAACGAGCTGATCTTCAAGCCCTACGACGCGGTCGACCTCCAGTACATCCTGCGCATTCGCGTGGAAAAGGCGCTGAACCCCAATACCGTGGAGCCGGGCGTCATCGAGAAGATCGCCGCGATGGCCAGCCAGGACCATGGCGACGCCCGGAAGGCCGTCGCCCTGCTCGCCAAGAGCGCGTATCTCGCCGAGAAGGCCGGTAGCGCCATCACGCTTGACCTGGTCGACAGCGCCGCGGCCGAGCTGGACCGCGATCGCTATCTCACCTTGCTGCGCTCCGCACCGACACAACTCCAGGCGGCCATGGCCGCAGTGATCGAAGCGACCCGCCGATCCAACGGCATGCCCATCGGCACCGGCGAGGCCTACGACGCCTACAACCGGTTCTGCCGACGGGTCGGGCTGCGGGGGATGACGGGGCGCGCATTCGGCGACCTGCTCGCCGAGCTGGATATCTATTCGCTGATTCGCAGTCGCATCCTCTCCCGCGGGCGCTACGGCCGCACGCGCGAAATCACCATCGACCTGCCGCAGGAACTCGTCGAAAAAATCGACGGTACCATCCGGATGAACTTCGACGTCCATGGCTGA
- a CDS encoding HEAT repeat domain-containing protein gives MSQTGGNESPLHVAVEYDSTSRRMVICVLGGASHSQVYDAQTEADILNRLRLISSAGRDVNSALTTDPRPVDAAAGRRSPQSRDLEALGKTLGSFLFGGEVGEETRERLRAARQQDKTLNIRLTVNNPCLEFLPWETASISAESGEEAIPLCWLSGVQLLRAGRTGSRGQGIAGRLEVGVIIEDPGYVGEIQRLREAVQDSHARDLYLEEPLVEQGWSSVFGHLGTKNWHVLVFGGHVHTRGRKAYLRFADGDVEDKSFIERAIDNEDLRCVVLLGCSTWHVLADRFLARGVPAVLGTNFYVPRGAPKSGLRAFLTELARSGRVDAAYGALRSAWPKAYQGAPVLAISDDDTQLFTDDPILLQLGSYVGAIRNRLSRLEVLSDTCESWRAQLYRPRYLTWGQTGWDPQDDGEQGQRRETRPQSALMKELLTPGVHPKVSVTGDAGAGKSTFLDDMAWHLARRFLLHPKEALCRIPFTIDLTEWRPDLHETINELAAHTTRLDTSLVDDLFARGKAVLLLDGLDEVNPQARREMLFKWLDREVARDPVSHNAVVIAGRPWAFERMPLRRFRKERLALEQFDRRDVEAYISARFCDDPDRGRRLLRQLEGNPLTHNMVRKPLLLMLLCFVKERGDMTLPANEGELLELAVHELLRRREQQLIDQSGEHETLTRSLILRLLGRLAWACWSEAPNRQLTSNDALALIRENTGRDTAPEDELAGGWLNTIQERVLRQSGMLVQSADQCVRFADQTFLEYFAGRWLARQSEKEIRRAFNEHAWDPAWMRPFVFMMGSLWARSRTLASRLIRWLLAEIDEGYDDSWRTLVMLCSRFLNPAGRPRDDSELELARDVAEHAFGAWCFVVRNRYRAEERDFAHESLLALIPLVGADIIARVVGALEDSELGPYAVEALALIATDEATGSLGHQLANAADPQLRARIAEALGLVGSKSAIAALTQSLDDQDRHVRSTAAESLGRIGSDRTVAPLIAWLNHGENSDRCATVEALGRIRTDRAIAALVDALLDPDVDVQEAAAETLAEIGLDRTQDAIISGVRRLNEWTALVLGTIGSDRSLQVLIDALTDTDPTVRSCAAMGLGVVEPDRAIPALIGRLEDDDGNVRAKAAEALGRTGSILGVAPLIQALRDDADDVRIATAKALGNIRSDQPVDALVFSLKHDRVGAVRAASASALGLIASDRALHALIAALNDDVGFVRGQVVVAISQIPSEISVTALVAALSDLDRQVRQIASVALVWVFGGDCSRAVGVLIDALAHEHDRVRRNAARALGWMGGGASAELKEHFSEEMIRTLRQTVEERAVGPLGTVVADRKSDIRPEAAEALRRLTSPRDSETDALIEALRDGDAKIRRPVVTALGTIGSDRAVDALIASLSDSDGDVRELAAEALGKTGSHRAVEPLVRLLLERSRKATEEEWGERYALALALGRIGSDQALDALLGALGDPHAWVRSQAAEQLGKLGAEKAVAGLTYLLKDPDRGVRGAAAIALGDVGSADAVDALMNALQDEDDYVRLHAAESLGKIGSGRASEALISLLDKHARQVDGLEAHDDTASGNAEAGAGTGSDLDPDAARLGQVVGEALGRIGTDHVVDALIKIRRRKDDRVGFNALRGLARIKTDWSAEALLTVARQGASWAGHLLDERCREQKVTVLQSGRVAKQDELRLHLELWPQDER, from the coding sequence ATGAGTCAAACCGGAGGAAACGAGTCACCCCTACACGTCGCCGTAGAATACGACAGCACATCGCGCCGCATGGTGATTTGCGTTCTCGGAGGCGCCTCGCATTCGCAGGTCTACGATGCGCAGACCGAAGCAGACATCCTGAATCGTCTCCGGCTCATCAGCTCTGCCGGACGAGATGTGAATAGTGCTCTTACGACCGACCCGCGTCCGGTCGATGCGGCCGCGGGGCGAAGGAGCCCGCAGTCAAGAGATCTGGAGGCGCTGGGCAAAACGCTGGGGAGCTTCCTGTTCGGCGGCGAGGTTGGCGAAGAAACCCGCGAGCGGCTTCGAGCCGCGCGACAGCAGGACAAGACACTGAACATCCGTCTCACGGTGAACAACCCGTGCCTGGAGTTCTTGCCTTGGGAAACCGCCTCGATCTCAGCAGAGTCGGGGGAGGAGGCGATTCCGCTGTGTTGGCTCTCAGGCGTGCAGCTACTGCGAGCCGGCCGCACTGGGTCACGTGGCCAAGGCATCGCAGGGCGCCTCGAGGTAGGTGTAATCATCGAGGACCCCGGCTACGTGGGGGAGATTCAGCGGCTTCGCGAAGCCGTGCAGGATTCGCATGCTCGCGATCTGTACTTGGAAGAACCGCTGGTGGAGCAAGGCTGGTCCTCGGTCTTCGGACATCTTGGAACCAAGAACTGGCATGTGCTGGTCTTCGGAGGGCATGTTCACACGAGAGGCCGCAAGGCGTACCTACGTTTCGCAGATGGCGACGTTGAGGACAAGTCCTTCATTGAACGGGCGATAGACAATGAAGATCTACGGTGCGTCGTACTGCTTGGCTGCTCCACCTGGCATGTCCTGGCCGACCGTTTCCTCGCCCGCGGCGTGCCCGCTGTGCTCGGAACGAACTTCTATGTGCCGCGGGGTGCGCCGAAATCCGGGCTTCGCGCATTCCTTACGGAGCTGGCGCGCTCGGGACGAGTCGACGCGGCCTATGGAGCACTGCGAAGCGCATGGCCCAAAGCGTACCAGGGCGCACCCGTGCTCGCGATCAGCGACGATGACACTCAACTGTTCACTGACGACCCCATATTGCTGCAACTGGGTTCATACGTTGGAGCGATCCGGAATCGGCTGAGCCGTCTGGAGGTGCTCTCTGACACGTGCGAGTCGTGGAGAGCGCAGTTGTACCGTCCGCGTTACTTGACATGGGGGCAAACTGGATGGGATCCGCAGGACGACGGGGAGCAGGGGCAGCGGAGAGAAACACGCCCTCAATCGGCACTGATGAAGGAACTCCTCACGCCCGGCGTTCACCCAAAGGTGTCTGTGACAGGCGACGCAGGCGCCGGGAAGTCGACATTCTTAGACGACATGGCGTGGCATCTCGCTCGACGCTTTCTACTGCATCCGAAAGAGGCGCTGTGCCGCATCCCGTTCACCATCGACTTGACGGAGTGGAGGCCCGATCTGCATGAGACCATCAACGAGTTGGCTGCTCACACCACGCGGCTGGATACCTCGTTGGTCGATGACCTCTTTGCAAGAGGCAAAGCAGTACTGCTGCTCGATGGCCTGGATGAAGTGAACCCGCAGGCCAGACGTGAGATGCTGTTCAAGTGGCTTGATCGGGAGGTGGCTAGAGATCCCGTCTCCCACAACGCGGTAGTGATAGCCGGCCGCCCCTGGGCGTTTGAACGCATGCCGCTCCGCCGATTCCGAAAAGAACGTCTGGCGCTCGAGCAGTTCGACAGGCGTGATGTTGAGGCGTATATCAGTGCTCGCTTCTGTGATGACCCCGATCGCGGGCGTCGCCTGCTGCGGCAACTCGAAGGCAATCCCCTGACGCACAATATGGTACGCAAGCCACTCCTGTTGATGCTCCTGTGCTTCGTGAAAGAACGCGGTGACATGACGTTGCCGGCAAACGAAGGCGAATTGCTTGAACTTGCTGTGCACGAACTCCTGCGTCGCCGCGAACAGCAATTGATCGATCAGTCCGGGGAACACGAAACGCTCACGCGTTCGCTCATCCTTCGACTGCTGGGCCGTCTGGCGTGGGCCTGCTGGTCCGAGGCACCCAACCGGCAACTTACCAGCAACGACGCGCTGGCGCTGATCCGCGAGAACACGGGCCGCGATACGGCCCCCGAAGATGAGCTTGCCGGTGGATGGCTGAACACTATTCAGGAGCGAGTCCTCCGGCAGAGCGGTATGCTTGTCCAATCCGCCGATCAGTGTGTCCGGTTCGCGGACCAGACGTTCCTCGAGTATTTCGCCGGTCGCTGGCTGGCAAGACAGAGTGAGAAAGAGATCCGGCGTGCCTTCAACGAACACGCGTGGGATCCGGCGTGGATGCGCCCCTTCGTCTTCATGATGGGCAGCCTGTGGGCGCGCAGCCGAACACTTGCCAGCCGCCTCATCCGCTGGCTCTTGGCGGAAATCGACGAAGGGTACGACGATTCCTGGCGGACTTTGGTGATGCTCTGCAGCCGTTTCTTGAATCCTGCCGGGCGACCTAGGGACGATTCCGAACTAGAACTCGCACGCGATGTGGCGGAGCATGCGTTTGGCGCGTGGTGCTTCGTCGTTCGAAACAGGTATCGGGCTGAGGAGCGCGACTTTGCTCACGAGAGCTTGCTCGCACTGATCCCACTCGTCGGCGCGGATATCATCGCCCGGGTTGTGGGTGCGTTGGAGGACTCTGAACTAGGACCGTACGCTGTCGAGGCGCTCGCCTTGATTGCCACAGACGAAGCAACAGGTAGCCTTGGGCATCAGCTCGCCAACGCAGCTGATCCCCAGTTACGCGCGCGGATTGCCGAAGCACTTGGCCTCGTAGGCTCGAAGTCCGCGATCGCAGCATTAACACAGTCGCTGGACGACCAGGACCGTCACGTTCGATCGACGGCAGCTGAATCACTGGGCAGGATCGGCTCCGATCGAACGGTTGCCCCCTTGATTGCATGGCTGAACCATGGCGAAAACTCGGACCGGTGCGCCACCGTGGAGGCGCTCGGCAGAATCCGCACGGATCGCGCGATCGCCGCTTTGGTGGACGCCCTGCTGGACCCCGATGTTGACGTACAAGAGGCGGCGGCCGAGACCCTCGCGGAGATCGGCTTAGACCGAACGCAAGACGCAATCATCTCGGGTGTGCGTCGCTTGAACGAGTGGACAGCCCTAGTGCTCGGGACGATCGGCTCCGATCGTAGCTTGCAAGTGTTGATCGACGCGTTGACAGATACTGACCCGACCGTCCGGTCATGCGCAGCAATGGGCCTGGGCGTGGTTGAGCCCGATCGAGCCATCCCCGCTCTGATTGGCCGACTTGAGGACGACGATGGCAACGTTCGAGCCAAAGCCGCTGAGGCTTTGGGCCGGACCGGCTCGATCCTTGGTGTTGCACCTCTGATCCAAGCCTTGCGGGATGACGCAGACGATGTACGTATCGCAACGGCGAAAGCACTCGGCAACATTAGATCGGATCAGCCTGTTGATGCGCTCGTCTTCTCTCTCAAACACGACCGGGTCGGTGCTGTTCGCGCAGCCTCAGCGTCCGCCCTGGGCCTTATTGCATCCGATCGCGCTCTGCACGCCCTCATCGCTGCGCTGAACGACGATGTTGGCTTCGTTCGTGGGCAGGTGGTGGTCGCGATATCTCAGATCCCGTCCGAGATCAGCGTGACGGCACTGGTCGCTGCTCTGTCCGACCTGGATAGACAAGTCCGGCAGATTGCGAGTGTGGCTCTTGTCTGGGTCTTCGGGGGGGACTGTAGCAGGGCCGTAGGAGTTCTAATCGATGCTCTGGCACATGAGCACGATCGTGTACGGAGGAACGCGGCAAGAGCACTGGGTTGGATGGGAGGGGGGGCAAGCGCAGAGTTGAAGGAGCATTTTTCGGAGGAGATGATCCGGACACTGAGACAAACCGTGGAAGAACGCGCGGTCGGTCCACTCGGCACTGTAGTCGCCGACCGGAAGTCCGACATCCGGCCAGAGGCGGCGGAAGCACTGCGGAGGCTGACCTCTCCGCGTGACAGTGAGACTGACGCCCTGATCGAAGCACTCCGCGACGGAGATGCTAAGATACGCAGACCGGTGGTGACAGCGCTTGGGACAATCGGCTCCGATCGGGCTGTTGACGCACTCATTGCGTCCTTGTCGGATTCAGATGGAGACGTTCGCGAGCTGGCGGCGGAAGCACTGGGGAAAACTGGCTCACATCGGGCAGTCGAACCCTTGGTCCGCTTGCTGCTAGAGAGAAGCCGCAAGGCGACTGAGGAAGAGTGGGGAGAAAGGTACGCGTTGGCCTTAGCGCTCGGGCGAATCGGTTCCGATCAGGCCCTCGATGCACTGCTTGGGGCACTTGGCGATCCACATGCGTGGGTTCGCTCGCAGGCGGCTGAGCAATTGGGGAAACTTGGTGCCGAAAAAGCCGTAGCTGGCTTGACCTACCTCTTGAAGGATCCGGACCGGGGTGTTCGCGGTGCGGCAGCCATAGCGCTGGGCGACGTGGGCTCGGCCGATGCGGTGGATGCGTTGATGAACGCGCTTCAGGATGAAGACGATTACGTCCGCTTGCACGCAGCCGAATCGCTTGGAAAGATCGGCTCCGGCCGCGCGTCCGAGGCGCTAATCAGCCTGTTGGATAAGCATGCTCGTCAGGTTGACGGGCTGGAGGCGCATGATGACACAGCGAGTGGCAACGCAGAGGCTGGGGCAGGCACCGGATCGGATCTGGACCCGGACGCTGCCCGGCTCGGCCAAGTGGTCGGTGAGGCGCTCGGCCGGATCGGAACAGACCATGTAGTGGACGCCCTCATCAAGATCCGACGGCGGAAGGATGATCGAGTCGGCTTCAACGCACTTCGTGGCTTGGCACGGATCAAGACGGATTGGTCAGCCGAGGCGCTTCTCACCGTCGCGCGCCAGGGGGCCAGCTGGGCCGGTCACCTTCTCGATGAACGCTGCAGGGAACAGAAAGTCACGGTTCTTCAATCGGGCAGGGTGGCAAAGCAAGACGAGTTGAGGCTTCACTTGGAGCTGTGGCCGCAAGACGAGCGCTAG